A genomic window from Micromonospora sp. WMMA1947 includes:
- a CDS encoding sugar ABC transporter permease, which translates to MSSTRAAPAPPGRPPARKRGRNGAADRRMSWRDRLYRFDMRYMPYLMIAPFILLFLVFGLFPLLFNAVVSLRNYRLDDPTLPYWAGTENFSRLVADEDFWNALTNTFGIFLLSTVPQLLLALLVASLLNRKLRAQTWWRVGVLLPYVTPIVASTMVFSVFFSRDFGMANWALGLLGIGGPDDPIDWRADKLHAWIAIATMVNWKWIGYNALLYLAAMQSIPRDVYEAAAIDGAGQWKQLWRITVPMIQPVVLFTVILSTIGGLQLFTEPMLFDPNAQAATGGPDGEWQTIAQLIYKVGWKDLNLGYAAAMSWALFLIILVVAGVNYLLTNRLSGGRR; encoded by the coding sequence ATGTCCAGCACCCGTGCCGCGCCCGCGCCGCCCGGCCGCCCACCCGCCCGCAAGCGCGGCCGTAACGGGGCAGCCGATCGGCGGATGAGCTGGCGCGACCGGCTGTACCGCTTCGACATGCGGTACATGCCGTACCTGATGATCGCGCCGTTCATCCTGCTCTTCCTCGTGTTCGGGCTGTTCCCGCTGCTGTTCAACGCGGTCGTGTCGCTGCGCAACTACCGCCTGGACGACCCGACGCTGCCGTACTGGGCCGGCACCGAGAACTTCAGCCGGCTGGTCGCCGACGAGGACTTCTGGAACGCCCTGACCAACACGTTCGGCATCTTCCTGCTCTCCACAGTGCCGCAACTGCTGCTCGCGCTGCTCGTCGCGTCGCTGCTCAACCGCAAACTGCGGGCGCAGACGTGGTGGCGGGTGGGTGTGCTGCTGCCGTACGTGACACCGATCGTGGCCTCGACGATGGTGTTCAGCGTCTTCTTCTCCCGCGACTTCGGCATGGCGAACTGGGCGCTCGGCCTGCTCGGCATCGGCGGCCCGGACGACCCGATCGACTGGCGGGCGGACAAGCTGCACGCCTGGATCGCCATCGCCACCATGGTCAACTGGAAGTGGATCGGCTACAACGCGCTGCTCTACCTGGCCGCCATGCAGTCCATCCCGCGCGACGTGTACGAGGCCGCCGCGATCGACGGCGCCGGGCAGTGGAAGCAGCTCTGGCGGATCACCGTCCCGATGATCCAGCCGGTGGTCCTGTTCACCGTCATCCTGTCCACCATCGGCGGGTTGCAGCTGTTCACCGAGCCGATGCTGTTCGACCCGAACGCGCAGGCGGCGACCGGCGGGCCGGACGGTGAGTGGCAGACCATCGCCCAGCTCATCTACAAGGTCGGCTGGAAGGACCTCAACCTCGGGTACGCCGCCGCGATGTCCTGGGCGCTGTTCCTGATCATCCTGGTCGTGGCCGGCGTCAACTACCTGCTGACCAACCGACTCTCCGGAGGCCGCCGGTGA
- a CDS encoding extracellular solute-binding protein, producing the protein MRRSWTHLARVAAVGAVSLVMIAACSGRSTTGGSDSAGGQVTLKINFWGDFGLQDLKAKYEAEHPNVKIQLNSGEYNAQHEDLQKKLVAGNGAPDIAAIDEGFMVQFRSQSDKFVNLLDKGAGSYESKYLPWKWKQSLSADGKTQIGLGTDVGGLAMCYRTDLFKAAGLPTERDQVSALWPTWDRFIEVGRQYTATTKKKFIDAGTNLFNPILGQQPVGFYDEQDQLRMEQGPKVAFDYTVKAVGAGLSANLVSFQADWDKGFTSGAFAVLACPAWMLGHIKDTAPGTEGKWDIAAVPGGGGNWGGSFLTLPKQGKNVDEAYKLLTWLVAPEQQIEIFKKVGNLPSQPALYTDPAIADFKNPFFNDAPVGQIFPKMAQGLTPQYLGRRNGPTRVAVENVIRRVENKSLKSDAAWSEAVKEAEKAATS; encoded by the coding sequence ATGAGACGGTCCTGGACGCACCTGGCGCGCGTGGCCGCCGTCGGTGCCGTCAGCCTGGTCATGATCGCCGCCTGCAGCGGCAGGAGCACCACCGGCGGCTCGGACTCGGCCGGTGGTCAGGTCACGCTGAAAATCAACTTCTGGGGCGACTTCGGGCTCCAGGATCTGAAGGCCAAGTACGAGGCCGAGCACCCGAACGTCAAGATCCAGCTCAACTCGGGCGAGTACAACGCCCAGCACGAGGACCTGCAGAAGAAGCTCGTCGCGGGCAACGGGGCGCCGGACATCGCGGCGATCGACGAGGGCTTCATGGTCCAGTTCCGCAGTCAGTCCGACAAGTTCGTCAACCTGCTCGACAAGGGCGCCGGCTCGTACGAGAGCAAGTACCTGCCCTGGAAGTGGAAGCAGTCGCTGTCGGCGGACGGCAAGACGCAGATCGGCCTCGGCACCGACGTCGGCGGCCTGGCCATGTGCTACCGCACCGACCTGTTCAAGGCCGCCGGCCTGCCCACCGAACGCGACCAGGTATCAGCCCTGTGGCCCACCTGGGACAGGTTCATCGAGGTCGGGCGGCAGTACACCGCCACGACGAAGAAGAAGTTCATCGACGCCGGCACCAACCTGTTCAACCCGATCCTCGGCCAGCAGCCGGTCGGCTTCTACGACGAGCAGGACCAGCTCCGGATGGAGCAGGGCCCGAAGGTCGCGTTCGACTACACGGTCAAGGCGGTCGGCGCCGGGCTGTCGGCCAACCTGGTCAGCTTCCAGGCCGACTGGGACAAGGGCTTCACCAGCGGCGCGTTCGCGGTGCTCGCCTGCCCGGCGTGGATGCTCGGCCACATCAAGGACACCGCACCCGGCACCGAGGGCAAGTGGGACATCGCCGCGGTGCCCGGTGGCGGCGGCAACTGGGGCGGCTCCTTCCTGACGCTGCCGAAGCAGGGCAAGAACGTCGACGAGGCGTACAAGTTGCTGACCTGGCTGGTCGCGCCGGAGCAGCAGATCGAGATCTTCAAGAAGGTCGGCAACCTGCCGTCGCAGCCGGCGCTCTACACCGACCCGGCGATCGCCGACTTCAAGAACCCGTTCTTCAACGACGCCCCGGTCGGCCAGATCTTCCCGAAGATGGCGCAGGGCCTCACCCCGCAGTACCTGGGCCGCAGGAACGGCCCGACCCGGGTGGCGGTGGAGAACGTGATCCGGCGGGTGGAGAACAAGTCGCTCAAGTCCGACGCCGCCTGGTCCGAGGCGGTCAAGGAGGCCGAGAAGGCCGCCACGTCCTGA
- a CDS encoding LacI family DNA-binding transcriptional regulator — protein sequence MKRPTIADVARRAGVSKGAVSYALNGQPGVSETTRQRILAIAAEIGFRPSSAARALSGATAKAVGLALCRPARILGIEPFFMELISGVEAELSARSYALTLQVVSDQEAEIAVYRRWWAERRVDGVLVCDLRTDDRRVPALEELQLPAVVIGGPGHTGGLASVWADDAAALVETVEYLVALGHRRIARVGGLPSLLHTEIRTEAFTGVCRRLGLDEATTVWSDYTGEEGARATRRLLSSAGRPTAVIYDNDVMAIAGLSVAQEMGLTVPGDLSIVAWDDSPLCRLVHPPLTALGRDIPAYGAHAARQLLAVIAGEPATVVQDETAHLTPRGSTAPPRATPR from the coding sequence GTGAAGCGGCCGACCATCGCCGACGTCGCCCGGCGCGCCGGGGTCTCCAAGGGCGCGGTGTCGTACGCGCTCAACGGCCAGCCCGGCGTCTCCGAGACGACCCGGCAACGGATCCTCGCCATCGCCGCCGAGATCGGGTTCCGCCCGAGCAGCGCCGCCCGCGCACTGTCCGGCGCCACCGCCAAGGCGGTCGGGCTGGCACTGTGCCGCCCCGCCCGGATACTCGGCATCGAGCCGTTCTTCATGGAGCTGATCAGCGGCGTCGAGGCCGAACTGTCGGCCCGCTCGTACGCGCTGACGCTCCAGGTGGTCAGCGACCAGGAGGCCGAGATCGCCGTCTACCGGCGGTGGTGGGCCGAACGCCGGGTGGACGGCGTGCTCGTCTGCGACCTGCGCACCGACGACCGGCGCGTACCGGCGCTGGAGGAACTGCAACTGCCGGCGGTGGTGATCGGCGGACCGGGGCACACCGGCGGCCTGGCGAGCGTCTGGGCCGACGACGCGGCGGCCCTGGTGGAGACCGTGGAATACCTGGTCGCGCTCGGCCACCGGCGCATCGCCCGGGTCGGCGGTCTGCCCTCGTTGCTGCACACCGAGATCCGCACCGAGGCGTTCACCGGCGTGTGCCGGCGGCTCGGGCTGGACGAGGCGACCACCGTCTGGTCCGACTACACCGGCGAGGAGGGCGCGCGGGCCACCCGCCGGCTGCTCAGTTCCGCCGGCCGTCCCACGGCGGTGATCTATGACAACGACGTGATGGCGATCGCCGGACTGTCCGTGGCCCAGGAGATGGGCCTCACCGTGCCCGGCGACCTGTCCATCGTGGCCTGGGACGACTCACCGCTCTGCCGCCTGGTGCACCCGCCGCTCACCGCGCTGGGCCGGGACATCCCGGCGTACGGCGCGCACGCCGCCCGGCAGCTCCTCGCCGTCATCGCGGGTGAGCCGGCCACCGTCGTCCAGGACGAGACGGCGCACCTGACGCCGCGCGGCAGTACCGCCCCACCTCGGGCAACACCTCGCTGA
- a CDS encoding GGDEF domain-containing phosphodiesterase, producing MSLTGAVFLLAGVAGALPGPAAAALAVAGGFALACVRLAWLAGAAAPTGRPTAPVPTDGPAAPAPTDGPAATDRPAPIDRPAPGRRAAEPGSQRPGPQQVVTFRWRAGETTDTAPTHVATATGRRARRAALSRRVAAILDSAVLTAGLTVAVLPLSDSAHRLPIALTGLCLTGVLHVTALLRLPGRSRLSGPELVRRTVDVLALGISLVFAGWMLLPGGPVPAVAATVAAAGAVVLAVLAVAALAERRRRPGAACCHAGAALTLGGLTLLVVLLAYGAPDRALPLVAAPLVAGALLTAAGARRTSGGERPGRDVAPAAWPRLTAPAGIAALAAGVHLMTAGEFSTGAMALGLAVIPPIMVGELLTAADQRRRVQRLAAREAWLRRRLGPDARVAGPVPLTRAELVRAMAERSGGALLVVDLHGTGGAVPEGPVLIEAARRLRAGSETHDLVARLGDTEYAVLTDRGPVLAYALGIRLLAALAEPYPRPGGAARLAVSVGLAETSGGDPEDVLRQADLARRRAVQLGRDRVEWYDAYLEEQLVRRLDLERELPGAVARGELDLVYQPVVALADRMPVGTEALLRWRSPALGTVLPAELLPVAADLDLTGEIGRWVLDRACRQLAAWSEGGRDLWMAVNVTPRELAAPDFVARTATALAAYDVVPERLVVEVSEPVVGAELSTVVARLAGLRSLGVRIALDDFRAQHASLAQLRRLPIDLLKVGPHLVGPGGDGQRPLIDVVANLADRLGVELVVEELESEVQVAGARRAGCRYGQGFALARPATAERVEAWFEEHPSTAR from the coding sequence GTGTCGCTCACCGGGGCGGTCTTCCTCCTCGCCGGCGTCGCCGGTGCCCTGCCCGGCCCCGCTGCCGCCGCGCTCGCCGTCGCCGGAGGGTTCGCCCTCGCCTGCGTCCGGCTCGCCTGGCTGGCCGGAGCCGCCGCACCGACTGGCCGTCCCACAGCCCCCGTACCGACCGACGGGCCCGCAGCTCCCGCACCGACCGACGGGCCCGCCGCGACTGACAGGCCGGCACCGATCGACCGTCCCGCACCCGGACGACGAGCCGCCGAACCCGGATCGCAGCGGCCCGGACCGCAGCAGGTTGTCACGTTCCGGTGGCGCGCCGGCGAGACGACGGACACCGCCCCGACGCACGTCGCAACGGCGACCGGGCGGCGGGCGCGACGGGCGGCCCTGTCCCGCCGGGTCGCCGCCATCCTCGACAGCGCCGTCCTGACCGCCGGGCTCACCGTCGCGGTGCTGCCGCTGAGTGATTCCGCGCACCGGCTGCCGATCGCGCTGACCGGGTTGTGCCTCACCGGGGTGCTGCACGTGACGGCCCTGCTGCGCCTGCCCGGCCGGTCGCGGCTGTCCGGCCCGGAACTGGTGCGCCGTACCGTCGACGTGCTGGCGCTCGGCATCAGCCTGGTCTTCGCGGGCTGGATGCTGCTGCCGGGCGGCCCGGTCCCGGCCGTCGCCGCGACGGTGGCGGCTGCTGGTGCGGTGGTGCTCGCCGTGCTCGCGGTGGCGGCCCTCGCCGAACGTCGCCGCCGGCCCGGTGCCGCGTGCTGCCACGCCGGAGCCGCGCTGACGCTCGGCGGGCTCACGCTGCTCGTGGTGCTGCTGGCCTACGGTGCGCCGGACCGGGCGCTGCCACTCGTCGCGGCGCCGCTGGTGGCCGGGGCGCTGCTCACCGCCGCCGGCGCCCGGCGTACCTCGGGCGGTGAACGGCCGGGCCGGGACGTGGCGCCGGCCGCGTGGCCCCGCCTGACCGCGCCGGCCGGGATCGCCGCGCTGGCCGCCGGGGTCCACCTGATGACGGCGGGGGAGTTCAGCACCGGCGCGATGGCCCTGGGTCTGGCGGTCATCCCGCCGATCATGGTGGGGGAGCTGCTCACCGCCGCCGACCAGCGGCGCCGGGTGCAACGGCTCGCGGCGCGCGAGGCGTGGTTGCGGCGGCGGCTCGGACCGGACGCCCGGGTGGCCGGGCCCGTGCCGCTGACGCGCGCCGAGCTGGTCCGGGCGATGGCGGAACGCAGCGGCGGTGCCCTGCTCGTCGTCGACCTGCACGGCACCGGTGGCGCGGTGCCGGAGGGGCCGGTGCTCATCGAGGCCGCGCGCCGGCTGCGGGCGGGCTCCGAGACGCACGATCTGGTCGCCCGGCTCGGCGACACCGAGTACGCGGTCCTCACCGATCGGGGGCCGGTGCTCGCGTACGCGCTCGGCATCCGGCTGCTGGCGGCGCTGGCCGAGCCGTACCCCCGGCCCGGAGGCGCCGCCCGGCTGGCGGTGAGCGTCGGGCTGGCCGAGACCAGCGGCGGCGATCCGGAGGACGTGCTACGCCAGGCGGACCTGGCCCGCCGCCGGGCGGTGCAGCTCGGCCGGGACCGGGTCGAGTGGTACGACGCCTACCTGGAGGAGCAGCTGGTCCGACGCCTGGATCTGGAGCGGGAGCTGCCGGGCGCGGTGGCGCGCGGTGAGCTGGACCTGGTCTACCAGCCGGTGGTGGCGCTCGCCGACCGGATGCCGGTGGGCACCGAGGCGCTGCTGCGCTGGCGCAGCCCGGCGCTGGGTACGGTGCTGCCGGCGGAGCTGCTGCCGGTGGCGGCCGACCTGGACCTGACCGGCGAGATCGGGCGGTGGGTGCTGGACCGGGCCTGCCGGCAGCTCGCCGCGTGGTCGGAGGGCGGCCGTGATCTGTGGATGGCGGTCAACGTGACGCCGCGCGAGCTGGCCGCGCCGGACTTCGTGGCGCGCACCGCTACCGCGCTGGCCGCGTACGACGTGGTGCCGGAACGGCTCGTGGTCGAGGTGTCCGAACCGGTGGTGGGCGCGGAGTTGTCCACCGTGGTGGCCCGGCTGGCCGGCCTGCGGTCGCTCGGCGTGCGGATCGCGCTGGACGACTTCCGGGCCCAGCACGCCTCGCTCGCGCAGCTCCGCCGGTTGCCGATCGACCTGCTCAAGGTGGGCCCGCATCTGGTGGGTCCGGGCGGGGACGGGCAGCGTCCGCTGATCGACGTGGTGGCGAACCTGGCCGACCGGCTCGGCGTGGAGCTGGTGGTCGAGGAACTGGAGTCGGAGGTGCAGGTGGCCGGCGCGCGGCGGGCCGGCTGCCGGTACGGGCAGGGCTTCGCGCTGGCCCGGCCGGCTACCGCCGAACGGGTCGAGGCGTGGTTCGAGGAGCACCCGTCCACCGCCCGGTGA
- a CDS encoding PH domain-containing protein codes for MSRADTVRFRHNQAILVAAIVAAIGALPLASARWWLLWVLLVPLAAAVWAWRAGTDADARELRLRALVGQRRVPWTRVAELAGDPRGRAVARLDDGEVVVLPAVRATELPRLIAVTGQELPDADRDRQTGDQ; via the coding sequence GTGAGCCGCGCCGATACCGTCCGTTTCCGCCACAATCAGGCCATCCTGGTCGCCGCGATCGTCGCCGCCATCGGCGCGCTGCCCCTGGCCTCCGCCCGCTGGTGGCTGCTCTGGGTGCTGCTCGTACCGCTCGCCGCCGCGGTCTGGGCGTGGCGGGCCGGCACCGACGCCGACGCCCGGGAGCTGCGGCTGCGAGCGCTCGTCGGGCAGCGCCGGGTGCCGTGGACCCGGGTCGCCGAACTCGCCGGTGACCCCAGGGGAAGGGCAGTCGCCCGGCTCGACGACGGCGAGGTGGTGGTGCTGCCGGCGGTACGCGCCACCGAGCTGCCCCGGCTGATCGCCGTCACCGGGCAGGAGCTACCGGACGCCGACCGCGACCGGCAGACCGGCGATCAGTAG